In Felis catus isolate Fca126 chromosome B1, F.catus_Fca126_mat1.0, whole genome shotgun sequence, the sequence GAGCTGATGACAGACCCAGTAGGGTTAAAGAAGGAGAAATCAGCCAAGGTCCGAGTCATCAGAGGGGGTAGAATGCATTCTGGGTGGTGAATACGAAAGAGAACACCAGTGGGTGCCTTCAAGGGGTTCACCTCCTTGCCCCAAACCATTCAATGCTATCTAGGACAATGTCCACCTGACCTTCCACTCCAGCAAGCCTGGGCATCACAGCGGAGAAGAGGCAGGAGCTAAACGTAAGGGAGTATTTTAGAATATCTATGGACAGCAGCAGACTGAAGGGAGAGAAGCAGCTGTTAGGGAAATCTAGAACCTGCATGGCTCAAGACCTGGAGTAGATCTCTTAGTGAGAGGGCTCTAGAGCCAGgatagatgggggtggggaatggaagCATTTTACAGGTAGAACACCAGGCAGTGAAGGTTAGTGAAAGGGTGCATTGAACTATGCTTTGAACACCAAGAAGGTACATGCTGTGGTGTCCATGAAAGGTAGGTGATCCAAGTCTTGAGATGAGTGAGGAGGAAATTAGGTGCACCGATCTGAGAGGAAGCGAGGAATGTATTCACGTATCACGCTTTGAGATTTAGACAGCCCTGTGGACATCCTCAAGTGTGACATCTAGCCTTGACATCTGCCCAGAGTCTCAGACTCCAAAGTGAGCAGCCTTTGAGATGTCTCTACACCATCCTCCCCCTACCTGACCTCCCTGCTTGGGGTGAAGGCCTACCACCCTGCCGTCACCTCAGCCAGGCTCTGGGTATCACTTCAACTGCCCGTACTGTTGGCAGGTCCTATTTTCAGGTGGGCCTCATGCCTCCTGGCCACTCACACAGCCTGGCCACAGCCCTCAGCTTACACCCTGACCTTTTCTGAGAAGATAacatttgctttcctttctctgattagaaaagcaataaaaaaatgaaaatgcatgggAAGGAAGATCACGAGCCACCTGTGAGTCTGTGTCCTAAATCTAATCACAACCAATTACATATTTGAGTCTTTcatacaaacatgaaaaaatacgCATCTACTTCATAAACTGGGGTCATATGATAGTTTTATAGCCTACTGGTCCACATCGTCTCATCGTCTATGAAAACGCaatacccagcacagagctttaACATCACTCAGAGGTTCATCCCACTACTGTCGGCCAATTATCTTGATTTGTACTCTGTGTACCTGTAAATAATTTTTCAGAGACCGTGCCTGTGTCCTGGTTCCAGGCCTCATCTCTGGTTCTGTTCTTGAGATAAATTTCATAAGAGGGTGCCCAGGTCACAGGGTTGGATACACTCAAAGTTCTTACCACGTtttacagcctccagaacagcctctgctcaccccaccccacgttgcctttaaaaaagaaaagctgcccGTTTTTGACACATAAAATGTGGCATTTATGCCTCAGTCAGCACGGgggggcccctccccaccccaggaatTCACCGTCAAATTACGGGAAAGTTGACTTTTCTGGTGTGCTTTGTTTCCCAACTGATAGGAAGCGACCCCTCTTTGTGATTCCTGTTACTACTTCTTGACCGAGCAAAACTGAATCCTTTCCGTTTCTTATTTTTAGAGAACCCTTTACTGTAAAAAATAAACCTCAGTGACCTTACTccgttatctgtctttctcctgcCAAAGGAAAGAGACTAAAAGAATCAGTTTATTGAGGCATTCCTTGTCCAGGCTCTAGTAACTGCTGAGATCACGACTCACAGAAACCAATCCCGAAGTTCTAAAGACCGCGTGGCACGTTTCAGTGTATAAAACATTAAATAGATTTGCCAGTACGCTTACTTGGAAATGTCTTTGCTGTCTCGTTGCCATGGGAACAGGACATTTCCAATGGCTGCCCGGTAGCAGTAGACACCCAGGAGGCCAAGTGCCATGGCTACTTTTGACGTCAGGGAGCACCTCCTCTGCACCAGCGCAAAAATCATGATGAGTGAGAGGGCGGCCAGAACGGAGAGCTCAGCTTTATGATCAGAACTGAAATGAAACGGAAAATCCCCAAATCGCTAGTGAGTATAGCGATCGATGTTACGGATCTACACCAAGTGGCTTTCTAGGAACTGTATTAAAAATAGCTGGGttttctgaaaagcaaaaaagaaaagaaaatcgtTGGTGCTTTAAATTCAAAGGTTCTTAAAACGCGACAAATGAGTTAACCTGAGCTCTCATTTCTCATTCACAAATGGTCCCTGCCACCAGGTCTGCACTGGCCAGCGCAGAGACCTGTATAGAACGCTCTCCACTGGCTCCCCTGGCAACTCCATGTTCCCCCAACCACCGGTGAAGAGATTCTGGGCAAACTGTGTATTTGCCAGCATACGTCCTGCTCACGGGAGAGCAGCACGTCCTGGCGCAATCCTCTCTCATTCCCTCATTAACACAGATTGACTCACTTGAGAGTGTCTGCTCGTTCCCAGGCGAGGAGACTTTGCAGTCAGGCTCGGGGCACAAAGCCGTCATGGCAAAGCTGCGCCCCTGTCTCCGTCCGGTCCCCGCCCACCATCCTGCCACCTCAGTGAGTGCTGCGCTGGAAGGCAGGattcttttgtttcattcatcGCAGCATACACTCACGAAGGCCAGACACTCAATAGTTGTTAAGGGGATGAGTGACTAACCCTGCCAAGGTAAACACACAGCAGTGGAAAAACTACTTGGAAAAGACTCAGAGGAAAGATATGGCCAGCGTCAGGACATGGGCCCAGGGATGGCGGGAGGTGATGGGTGTCGTGctggggcctggccctgccctggtGCTTGGTCTGGGAGGTGGTCACCTGGGTGTCCATTCGCTGTCGCTCTTTAAACTAGATGTTTTATGCACTCTCCTGGATTATTCATTGTAACAACTGAAAAATAGCAATAAAGAAGGTGAGTTCAGATGCCTCTCAAGAAGCCCTCCTCTGAAGGAGAAATGGGGCCACGTTGCAGCTTCTTCACGAACTGACAGGACTAATTCAGCAGCACGGGGAAAGCTGTGATGCAGGAAGGGGCACCCTCTGAGGGGAAGAGGTCGGGCCTGATGTGCCGGAGGAGGGTCCAGACTGAGGAGTGGGCACAGTGGCCCCtggagaggggggcggggcatCAGGGGTGGGATCAGCACATTCTTCTGCAGTGCCTCAACTCTCCAGAAAGGTAAGTGAGGCTCCTGGGCTGTCCCAGAGCTGCCCCAACCTCACATGCTCAGGCAGAGGTCTCGAGTTGCTTCTGCTTCCTCACCTGAGGTGGGACAGGCCAGCGATCTCTCTCCAGGCCTGCTACAAAAACGAAACGAGCAGGCACGTGGCAGGACCCGGAAGAAGCTGCCTGTGGTTcctgtggttgccagaggtttgCCAACAGAGTTAGCACTTGGGAGAAATTTCCCACAACAATTATTTGACCAGAGGGATGATTTTTATAGCCTGTGATGGATCTTTCCAGGTATCTTGGAGCCACGGCAGTGTGCGGTCAGGGGTCCTCTGCTGCTCGCCGGGACTGCGTTCTATCACTTCCTTTTGTGTGTCTGCTGTGAGTAAAATCACACCTCGTTGTTTGACCCTACGCTCCCTGATCACTAGGACGGTGGGCATGTCCCTCGTCTTTCTGTTGGCATTCCCTCCTTTAGGAATGTGTCTGTCACTGTCCTGAGCCCCCTTCCTGCTGACGACTTTCATACAAGTCCTTCACAGCGacaggaaataaatttctattctgttctcttccttctcctttagtTTTCTAACTCTTCACTGACAGGCAATTAGAATATATAATACAGCCAGTATTTTCTGTCCCAGTTTCCTCTCTCTACTGTGATCCTCCCCATCCACTACACTTTCGACTAGGTTGTCCAGCCATCAGCctcagggtggggagagaggggaggaaggacggagggagcatggccctgtcCCAGACCTGCCTTGTCGGCGAGGAGGCAGCAGGTAACAAAACTATATCCTCGCTGCAGTTgtcattttaaaactcaaaggtTTTCAAATATAAAGTTATGGTGACTCAGCAATAAATAAACCCCAAACATGTTAGGGTAGCCTCAAATAAATCCATCTTTCAATATTAATTCCTGGCTTACagtctatttttccatttcttcagttCTCAAATACCACTTCCATCCTGAGTATAAAAAACAGGCCTGAATTTGGAAAAAGAACACTCTGTGGCCAGTCAGCCGTGCAAGGTCCGGCCTAAGGCTacagctcatactctctctcaccTGGTGAGCCAGTGCCCCAGGTCAGGCCGGTGGGCCCACTGCACACCCGTCTGGTTTAGTGACCGCAGCAGCCGGCAGCAGGTAAGTATCACCCAGGGGCTTGCCATCGCCATCCACTTCTCCCAGCCTCTGAGCGTGTTAAGGGAAGTGGGGCTCTTAGACGCTCTGTGGGGCTCTAGCTCGTCATGGCCGATGCTCCCGTCCTGTAACGCTGGTGCAGTGTTGACAAACCCCCGCTCCCCGTGCGAGCATCGCCGGGGCTCACAGTCGTCGCCCAGAAAGCAGTTTCTGTAGATTTCGtgacacagagccagacacagggtgTTAACGAGGAAGTACCAGGTCTGGTGCTCTTCCTCGATGAAGCTGCTTGCGCCCAGACTCAGCACGTGGCCCATGGTCCCCAACAAGATAACAACATCCAACTCTGACCATCGTGAGTTTGGATGGGCCGGATTCTGTAAAAGGAAAACGCATTCCGTGAGGGAAACACACGAAAATTACACAAATCCCACCCCAGGCACTTAAAGTTCTTGCTCACACAGCATAACCTGCTGTGACAGGCACTTGCGGCTCCtcatgcccccacccaccccctgctctgctctggagGGACTGTCACCCTGGACTGCAAGTCCTAAGCTGAGTgacaaagagaacaaagataCTTAGCCGCACACCGTCTGGGCAGTGCTGCAGCTCCGAGAGCTCCCCTACTGGCTCCTGGACCCAGCCCTCCTTGTACCCTCATCCTTTCCCTCAGGGCCTAGGCCTCCAGGGGTCACAGGCAGTTCCTGCTGCTTGAAACCAAAGAACCCCCAGGATATATGCAACCAAACCAGACATTTAATTTCTCCATGAATTTTCCAGAAATCCAGAAAGCTTTCATTAAAATGGTCAATTCCCTCGAAACAACAAAGTTGGCGTCACGGCACCAACCCTTCCATATGCCGAACGCGTTGAAGATTAAAGGTCAGGACTCCGTGACTGTCATTTGACAACTTCTTAATGTTTCCGCTATTGGTCGTGCACAGCTTGtataagacagaaagagagataccagGAACCCTAACTGAGGGCCTAGAGAACGAACGAAATGGCTTGAGGGAACGCTATGTTCTAATGGGGGAACAGAAGCGTGCTACGAACGACAACACGTCAGCTCCTCAGACACAGGCACACGGGGAAGGGCCTCTGATCGTTCTGGGGGCCTGGAGTGACTTCTCTGGGTCCCTTAGGCTCCGGGCACCATGGACCAACCGTGGCTGCCCACCTCTGCTTTACCACACTGCTACCGTGATCACGAATATAGGTGTCAGAGGCCAAAGACCCTAAGAAATCTACAGGAAAACATCAGTCTTGAAAAGAAAACTGCACTTTACGAGGCAGGATGGACTCCTGAGGAGGGCAGGGTGAGGACAGGGTCCCAGCCTCCTGCTGACCTTTCTGGAAGGTCTAATGAGTTGACTCCTTCCTCTCTGAAATGTTCTTCCCTTGGCTGAGCTCAAACACTTTCTGAGAGATGTCTGATTCACAATGCACCACCAGTCAACTGCCCATTTGTCTGTGACCAGCAGCCCATGTTTAGAGTCACAGGAACCCTGTGTTTACAACGAAGAAATGAGGCCTGTGACCTGGCAACACAGGTCTGAGGGTCTGAAGTCAGGATGCTCAGACGTTGGCCCTCCTGAAGTATGGGCTCCTCAACTCTGCCTGGTTACACACCGAGGGGTTTGACCAGTGTCTGATGAATGAAAGATCAGCTAAGAGAAAAAGGCCGATCCAGGAAGACAGCGTCCCATGCGCGGGAGCCAGCCTTACCTTGCTCAGGAGCTTTCCGCTGGCAAACATCTTGGCAAGAGCAGACACAACCGCACAGAGCAGTGCGGAGATCAACACCATCACTCCACCTGCCATCAGCCATGAGAGGCCACAGAAATAGCAGGAACTCTCAGCTGAGGTGCACACAATGACGTGAAGAGCAGAAAGAACCAGAAACATCAAATAAAACAGCAGAGAAAACACAGGCGACCACAGAGGAACTTCCAATTCAGCCTTGCTGCTCAGTGCTTGCGGGATGCTGAGCAGGAGCAGGGTTAGAACCTGGCAGAGAAAAACAGCAGCAGTGTCCATGACTGATGGGCTCGGAGAGAACCGCTCAGAAAAAGCCTGCCTCCTGACCTTGTGCCAGCTGTTCAAACGTTGGAAACAGAAGAAGGAAGCCCAATAAGCACGGTTTGTAAAGAGCTGCCAAGAACGCACGCATACTGGACGCCTGGCAGTACTCTGGGCACGAGGGCACACCACGAGGGAGTTCAACGAGTAAAGAAACTGGTATTTTTccacatttaggaaaaaaagtgttttatgcACTTGAAACTACAAAATTCTGGCCGAGTTATCAAATCAGTTTAACAGCCGAGCCGTGACTCCACACAAGCAGCCGTACCTCCAGAACCATGACGGTCCCCACCAGCATCGAGTAGATGTCGTACTGAGCCACCTGTCTGCTCAGGGATAGGCTCAGAGTCCTCAGGGCATCCAAGTACTGCCTGCGAACCTTGGTTCCCAGGTTGAACAGGACTTCCGAGGTATTCTCCTCCAAGTACAGTCTGATCCAGTTCCCATGCAACCTCTCTGCCATTTTAAACTGCTCAAACCCAGGCTCTACCAAGAAGAGGACAAGGTTACGTTACAAATCACAGACAAGAGGATGCATGTGTCATTTCAAAGTATTCCATTATTCACACGCATGTAGCGCGAGCATAAATTCTGAGACCTACTGGAGGTGAATTGTTCCTTGGGGGTGGCCAGCAACGCCTTCAGTAAAACTAACAGCTGATGATGCTCACGAATCCTCTGACATCCTGCCAGCCCGCCACAGCCCTAGGCACAAAGCAGCACCCAACAGGGACAGAAGCATGTGCCCCCCCGTCTCTACCTTTTACACCTGGTtttgcctcctcctcttcctcccccttctctcccgatctctctccacccttttcttcttctttaatgtgcAATATAAAAACAACCCAGAAATGCGTTGCATTGTTAGGTCCTCGGTGTTAAAAATCTTTCCAGTGCTCACACACTGTGACGACCCATCTCTGACCTGTTTCCCTCTTTGCAAGTCCTCTCTGGAAAGGGACAGCAGTCCTGACCCCTCCTGCCACGATGCCGGGCTAGATGATCCTCCCCAACGCCAAGCTAGGCCGGCAGAACAGCTGCTGGGTGAAGCCCAGCCTCCACTGCTGCTGGCTCCCCCTCTGGGATGGCAGCAGCAGGCAGCTCAGCGTCAGGAAGTTGCCTTGCTCCCTTCTGGAGTTGGACCAGACCTACCGGTGACTCAACTCATCTGCAAAAGCAAGAACTTCCTTTGTGAGACTCCGTGGTATTTAACGTGCTCCTCCGACTTCCAGCAGAGCCATTCTAAGGTGGTCTAAACCATGCCTTTCAGGATTAGGGTTAAGGCTGCTATATGACCTTGAGCACAGCCCCGCCGCTGCTGCAGGCACCAGGTGACCAAGTGCTGATGGCAGGCATGACCCTAACCCTCAGATAGGGATGACTGCCATGCCCACTGTGGACGGGAGGCACTCGGACACCAGCCCACAGGCTGGCAGGTGTGACAGCTGGGATCTAAACTCAATTAGTCTGGGTCCAGGATGGAAACCTTAATTGTtatacccccctcccccgcaccttGAAGTCACAGAGATGTGGGGGCACCGGTGTCTATACCCAAAATCACAGAGGCATGGGGCATGGGGCTATGCCTGCCTGGGGCTATGATCCAGCTGGGTTCTCACACGTGCATGGAAGTGCacattgtgaaaaatgctatggAGGAAAGCGGGGGAACATGGGAGACTTTTGGTAACACTGAGGAAACTGAATGAAATCTGGGGTTGAGGGTGGGGAACAGTAAGGCCTGGTATTGAAGCTGAAGTGGAAGGTGGCCCAGGAATCCACCAGGAGATCAGTGGGGAAAAGCATCCATTCTATGAGAGTAGCACATGCACAGGTCTTGAGACGAGAAAAGCCTGGCCCACTGGAGTGAAAGGGGAGCGACGGGCAAGCTGTATCAGATCGGGCTGGATGTTAGGGGAGGCCTTGAAATCAATTCTGGCGTCAGACACATACCCAGTTTTGTCTCAGGAAACACTGCTGACGTAGACAAAGGGCATCCCAGGGGCGTAAGGCCCCAAGAATGCTCTCCCATTCCGGGGACTGGCCTAAGTCCATCTCACGGGCCTGCTTCCCGCCACGCCCACTGCAGTGCCTAATTCTCCCTACTTGCTACTCCTGAAATAAGCAAACAACCAGCGCTGtggttttgtttggggttttgctGGTTGTTAGTGTAGGAAAAAGGACACACATTATCAATAACAAATTTGCAAAAGCTACCAAAcaagttatttttgaaaacaaagtaaCCACTGTCTCTAGTCAGGACTGAAATGTGCACCAGAGCCGGCCTCACTTTCACCCAGATTTTCACACAGTTGCTCACTGGGGGCCTCTTCACGGACAGGGGCTGGCTCTCCAGCCATTCAGGACACCTGGCTCCCCACTAGTCCCTGCAGGGCTTGTCGTCCACCAGCAGCTCAAGGCCAGTCTACGTCTCAGCGCAAACTCATCAGCATCACCATACTTCCCAGTGCTCCACTATCTCAAGCAGGAAAAGCTGCCAACATCACATTGAACGTCACCTCAAACTAGGAGTTGACTTCCTCTAAGTTCCCAAACCAGCCCCAGTCCCAGCACCAAACACGCTGTCCTTAATGTACCTTGATGGTCAGATAAATCATACGAAAAGATGGTCGTGGGGTGATCTGGATCATTCCCACCAGAGTATCAATACCCCTTAGTTTTTCCCAGCTTAAAACTAGAAACAATATACCCTGTGTCGGCCTCCACCCACCTCAGACAACAGCTGTTTCCACGCCCCAGgtccttccctgtccccactcCAGCCTGGTTTTCTCCCAGTTCTCCATATGCACTGCTCCTGACAAAGCCACCGACAACCTCACCTGCCAGAGGAATGGTCCAGTCTCAGTTCCTCACTTTAGCTTACCTTAAGTAGCGCTCAACATAGCTGCTCACTCCTCCCTTCCTGAGTTTCTTAATTTACGTGACTTCTTCAACACCAACCCCCTCACCTGGCAAGCACCCTGCTTCGCaaacctgctcctcccacacccTTCCCCGTTCCAGTAACGGTCACTCCATTCTTCCACTGTTCTAATGAAAACCCCAAGCTGTTCCTTATGCCTCTGGTTCATCTGCACCTTATATCCAGTGCATCACCAAATCCTGCTTGcactaccttcaaaatatatccaggaTACAGCCATTTGTTCTGGATTGCACTGCCACTGCCTGGGCCCTCACACCACCTCTCACTGAGGCACTGAAGCAGCCTTCGGACTCTCCTACCACACAAGGCAGAGCCTTCCACCTGGGCACCTGAGAGAGCCTTTGAGAGCCTTTGAAAATGCAGCTTGAAGATTTCAGACTCTGCACGAACGGCTGCATGGGCTCCCCATCTAGCTCATCAAGAGCTTCTCCAGGGCCTAGAAGGCCTTCCTAtccctctgacctcatctccttctGCCTTGCCCCAGTTCACCCTGCTCCAGCCACTCCGTCCCCCTGGTCCTCCCTTGAAGGTGCAGGCAGGTCCCGACTGCAGAACCCTGCATCTGCCACACGTTCTCTCCCGGTGTCAAAGGCCAGGCCTGCCCCGACAGCCCTCATCCACCTGCattctccatcccttcccccataCAGCCTTTTCCTAAGGCACTCCTCACCATCCTACTGCTACTTCTCCTCTGGaaggtaagctccatgagggcagagcccctgTGACTCCAGTGCTTGTAATAGTCCCCAGCCAAACAGGAACTTAGTGAAAAAATtccatatttgttgaatgcaagAACTTGATATAGATAACTGTATCTGTGGGTGTTGCTAATGGTGTTCATCAGGGTTCTAATAAAACAGAAGCACAAAGACTGATGACCTACACACAACGGAAGAAACACCAGGTGTAGTGGAAACATTGTCTATTAACTGAGTTACCTTTTTTATATGATGGCACGTTCTCTTGCAACAATTTGCTGAGCTGCACtgcatttaaatgtaaaaacctCAACTGTTCTCTCACTGGTCTCCCTTCTATGGAGGGGAACAGCAGACTACCAACGCTGTTCTCTGGAATCGGCAGACCAAGGCCTATTGCTAAGGTTGCAGCCAAGTCAGTCTGTTGAACATGCTTTGGACGTCTGATGTcacctagagaaaagaaaacggtTTGAGTGATGGGCTCTCAGATGTGTGAGATAGTAGTCATTCcctagacctttttttttttttttttaatttattttagagagagtgagcacatgcagTCTTGTGTGCatcggagaggggcagagggagagagagggagagggagagggagggagggagggggggggagggagagggagggagggagggggggggagagagagagagagagagagagagagagagagagagagagagagagagagagaatcttaagcaggctccacacccagtgcggagcctgacatggggctcgatctcagaactgagagatcatgatctgagctgaaatcaagagttgggacacttacctgactgagccacccaggcacccccattcccTTGACCTTCTACAACCGATTATCCATCTCTTTGAGCCATTCTATGCAGATTCATACAGAAAGCACTTTCCTGGTTCTTATGTCAATAAATCACTAAATACTCATCCCGTGTGGGCATGGTGCCTTCCCCAAAGTAGCGTATGATACGTAGGAGGGATACCAACACAAGAAACAGTACCGCCTGAGTTTTAGAGCCCGGGATACGCACAGAGACAGCAGGTAGCTCTGTACATGCTGAGGGATGGTCACTCTGGTGAGGTCAACAGTCAACCTCCTGAACAAGGGTGACAGCAGGATGTATGGCAGCCCTACCCTGTGGATTCAGAGAGGCCCACAC encodes:
- the PIGG gene encoding GPI ethanolamine phosphate transferase 2 isoform X10; amino-acid sequence: MAERLHGNWIRLYLEENTSEVLFNLGTKVRRQYLDALRTLSLSLSRQVAQYDIYSMLVGTVMVLEVLTLLLLSIPQALSSKAELEVPLWSPVFSLLFYLMFLVLSALHVIVCTSAESSCYFCGLSWLMAGGVMVLISALLCAVVSALAKMFASGKLLSKNPAHPNSRWSELDVVILLGTMGHVLSLGASSFIEEEHQTWYFLVNTLCLALCHEIYRNCFLGDDCEPRRCSHGERGFVNTAPALQDGSIGHDELEPHRASKSPTSLNTLRGWEKWMAMASPWVILTCCRLLRSLNQTGVQWAHRPDLGHWLTSSDHKAELSVLAALSLIMIFALVQRRCSLTSKVAMALGLLGVYCYRAAIGNVLFPWQRDSKDISKGLIEARFVHVFVLGILFTGTKDLLKSQVIAADFTIKTVGLWEIYSGLVLLAALLFRPHNLPVLVFSLLIQTIMTKFIWKPLRHDAAEITVMHYWFGQAFFYFQGNSNNIATVDISAGFVGLDTYVEVPAVFLTAFATFAGPVLWASHLVSFLSSETSSGSALSHACFCYALICSFPVSAYIILVTSLRYHLFIWSVFSPKLLYEGMHILITAAICVFFTAMDQTNTKS
- the PIGG gene encoding GPI ethanolamine phosphate transferase 2 isoform X5, with the translated sequence MTGSLPGFIDVVRNLNSPALLEDNVITQAKAAGKRMIFYGDETWVKLFPQHFVEYDGTTSFFVSDYTEVDDNVTRHLDKVLKRGDWDVLILHYLGLDHIGHISGPSSPLIGHKLSEMDSILMKIHTSLLSEERENLSPNLLVLCGDHGMSETGSHGASSMEEVNTPLILISSAFERKPGDIRRPKHVQQTDLAATLAIGLGLPIPENSVGSLLFPSIEGRPVREQLRFLHLNAVQLSKLLQENVPSYKKEPGFEQFKMAERLHGNWIRLYLEENTSEVLFNLGTKVRRQYLDALRTLSLSLSRQVAQYDIYSMLVGTVMVLEVLTLLLLSIPQALSSKAELEVPLWSPVFSLLFYLMFLVLSALHVIVCTSAESSCYFCGLSWLMAGGVMVLISALLCAVVSALAKMFASGKLLSKNPAHPNSRWSELDVVILLGTMGHVLSLGASSFIEEEHQTWYFLVNTLCLALCHEIYRNCFLGDDCEPRRCSHGERGFVNTAPALQDGSIGHDELEPHRASKSPTSLNTLRGWEKWMAMASPWVILTCCRLLRSLNQTGVQWAHRPDLGHWLTSSDHKAELSVLAALSLIMIFALVQRRCSLTSKVAMALGLLGVYCYRAAIGNVLFPWQRDSKDISKGLIEARFVHVFVLGILFTGTKDLLKSQVIAADFTIKTVGLWEIYSGLVLLAALLFRPHNLPVLVFSLLIQTIMTKFIWKPLRHDAAEITVMHYWFGQAFFYFQGNSNNIATVDISAGFVGLDTYVEVPAVFLTAFATFAGPVLWASHLVSFLSSETSSGSALSHACFCYALICSFPVSAYIILVTSLRYHLFIWSVFSPKLLYEGMHILITAAICVFFTAMDQTNTKS
- the PIGG gene encoding GPI ethanolamine phosphate transferase 2 isoform X8 gives rise to the protein MDSILMKIHTSLLSEERENLSPNLLVLCGDHGMSETGSHGASSMEEVNTPLILISSAFERKPGDIRRPKHVQQTDLAATLAIGLGLPIPENSVGSLLFPSIEGRPVREQLRFLHLNAVQLSKLLQENVPSYKKEPGFEQFKMAERLHGNWIRLYLEENTSEVLFNLGTKVRRQYLDALRTLSLSLSRQVAQYDIYSMLVGTVMVLEVLTLLLLSIPQALSSKAELEVPLWSPVFSLLFYLMFLVLSALHVIVCTSAESSCYFCGLSWLMAGGVMVLISALLCAVVSALAKMFASGKLLSKNPAHPNSRWSELDVVILLGTMGHVLSLGASSFIEEEHQTWYFLVNTLCLALCHEIYRNCFLGDDCEPRRCSHGERGFVNTAPALQDGSIGHDELEPHRASKSPTSLNTLRGWEKWMAMASPWVILTCCRLLRSLNQTGVQWAHRPDLGHWLTSSDHKAELSVLAALSLIMIFALVQRRCSLTSKVAMALGLLGVYCYRAAIGNVLFPWQRDSKDISKGLIEARFVHVFVLGILFTGTKDLLKSQVIAADFTIKTVGLWEIYSGLVLLAALLFRPHNLPVLVFSLLIQTIMTKFIWKPLRHDAAEITVMHYWFGQAFFYFQGNSNNIATVDISAGFVGLDTYVEVPAVFLTAFATFAGPVLWASHLVSFLSSETSSGSALSHACFCYALICSFPVSAYIILVTSLRYHLFIWSVFSPKLLYEGMHILITAAICVFFTAMDQTNTKS
- the PIGG gene encoding GPI ethanolamine phosphate transferase 2 isoform X9, translating into MPRPPSFSSPERENLSPNLLVLCGDHGMSETGSHGASSMEEVNTPLILISSAFERKPGDIRRPKHVQQTDLAATLAIGLGLPIPENSVGSLLFPSIEGRPVREQLRFLHLNAVQLSKLLQENVPSYKKEPGFEQFKMAERLHGNWIRLYLEENTSEVLFNLGTKVRRQYLDALRTLSLSLSRQVAQYDIYSMLVGTVMVLEVLTLLLLSIPQALSSKAELEVPLWSPVFSLLFYLMFLVLSALHVIVCTSAESSCYFCGLSWLMAGGVMVLISALLCAVVSALAKMFASGKLLSKNPAHPNSRWSELDVVILLGTMGHVLSLGASSFIEEEHQTWYFLVNTLCLALCHEIYRNCFLGDDCEPRRCSHGERGFVNTAPALQDGSIGHDELEPHRASKSPTSLNTLRGWEKWMAMASPWVILTCCRLLRSLNQTGVQWAHRPDLGHWLTSSDHKAELSVLAALSLIMIFALVQRRCSLTSKVAMALGLLGVYCYRAAIGNVLFPWQRDSKDISKGLIEARFVHVFVLGILFTGTKDLLKSQVIAADFTIKTVGLWEIYSGLVLLAALLFRPHNLPVLVFSLLIQTIMTKFIWKPLRHDAAEITVMHYWFGQAFFYFQGNSNNIATVDISAGFVGLDTYVEVPAVFLTAFATFAGPVLWASHLVSFLSSETSSGSALSHACFCYALICSFPVSAYIILVTSLRYHLFIWSVFSPKLLYEGMHILITAAICVFFTAMDQTNTKS
- the PIGG gene encoding GPI ethanolamine phosphate transferase 2 isoform X6 produces the protein MRLGSGTFAACCVVIEVLGVALFLRGFFPAPVRSSSRTEHQAEPPAPEPSTGASSNWTKLPPPLFSKVVIMLIDALRDDFVFGSKGVKFMPYTTYLVEKGASHSFVAEAKPPTVTMPRIKERENLSPNLLVLCGDHGMSETGSHGASSMEEVNTPLILISSAFERKPGDIRRPKHVQQTDLAATLAIGLGLPIPENSVGSLLFPSIEGRPVREQLRFLHLNAVQLSKLLQENVPSYKKEPGFEQFKMAERLHGNWIRLYLEENTSEVLFNLGTKVRRQYLDALRTLSLSLSRQVAQYDIYSMLVGTVMVLEVLTLLLLSIPQALSSKAELEVPLWSPVFSLLFYLMFLVLSALHVIVCTSAESSCYFCGLSWLMAGGVMVLISALLCAVVSALAKMFASGKLLSKNPAHPNSRWSELDVVILLGTMGHVLSLGASSFIEEEHQTWYFLVNTLCLALCHEIYRNCFLGDDCEPRRCSHGERGFVNTAPALQDGSIGHDELEPHRASKSPTSLNTLRGWEKWMAMASPWVILTCCRLLRSLNQTGVQWAHRPDLGHWLTSSDHKAELSVLAALSLIMIFALVQRRCSLTSKVAMALGLLGVYCYRAAIGNVLFPWQRDSKDISKGLIEARFVHVFVLGILFTGTKDLLKSQVIAADFTIKTVGLWEIYSGLVLLAALLFRPHNLPVLVFSLLIQTIMTKFIWKPLRHDAAEITVMHYWFGQAFFYFQGNSNNIATVDISAGFVGLDTYVEVPAVFLTAFATFAGPVLWASHLVSFLSSETSSGSALSHACFCYALICSFPVSAYIILVTSLRYHLFIWSVFSPKLLYEGMHILITAAICVFFTAMDQTNTKS